In Aegilops tauschii subsp. strangulata cultivar AL8/78 chromosome 3, Aet v6.0, whole genome shotgun sequence, one genomic interval encodes:
- the LOC109758389 gene encoding uncharacterized protein produces the protein MAGIVNKEFPELAQTGLNYLSWSSHCEIFLQGKTLLRAIGKGAQLAATDPKFETENAQALHFLRHHLSPTLKDEYMAERSASGLWTTLKQRFERLKYTVKPRAEAEWIRLRFVDFKTKIEKTLSTFHPDAVQSSRNYRQGNYTRYSELIDVLQVAEAQDEVLKKNFVAQPLGGSSRQEVNALKVRKPQQKKRGRKGKKKGPHPHPALAKQNKPGKEGQRPQDCFRCGSVEHFSRQCRAPPEVIEAYKARKARETHLALVQEGASPAPMAAPVMISTPPAAPIEANPVVPIAAALAVSTDAHVAMEVDHMVASAVPPLDIDAASKMISKEDQLTSMEIAAEVNGFFTKST, from the exons ATGGCCGGAATTGTCAATAAGGAGTTTCCTGAGTTGGCCCAGACAGGCCTGAACTACCTGTCATGGTCCTCGCACTGCGAGATTTTTCTCCAGGGCAAAACCCTCCTGAGGGCGATCGGTAAGGGGGCCCAGCTGGCCGCCACTGATCCCAAGTTCGAAACTGAGAATGCGCAGGCTCTGCACTTTCTCCGTCATCACCTGTCACCTACTTTGAAAGATGAGTATATGGCTGAGCGCAGTGCTTCTGGCCTTTGGACCACTCTTAAGCAGCGGTTTGAGCGGCTGAAGTACACTGTGAAGCCACGTGCAGAGGCAGAGTGGATCCGTCTGAGGTTTGTGGACTTCAAGACG AAGATTGAGAAAACCCTATCCACTTTCCACCCCGACGCGGTCCAGTCCTCACGGAACTACCGCCAGGGGAACTACACGAGGTATTCAGAGTTGATTGACGTCCTCCAGGTGGCGGAGGCGCAGGACGAGGTTCTCAAAAAGAACTTTGTCGCGCAACCACTTGGGGGGAGTTCTCGCCAGGAGGTGAATGCTCTCAAAGTCCGCAAGCCTCAACAGAAGAAGAGGGGCCGCAAGGGCAAGAAGAAGGGCCCTCACCCCCACCCCGCCCTGGCTAAGCAGAACAAGCCGGGCAAGGAAGGGCAGAGGCCTCAGGATTGCTTCCGTTGTGGCTCGGTGGAGCATTTCTCCCGCCAGTGTCGCGCACCACCGGAGGTCATTGAGGCATACAAGGCTCGGAAGGCGCGTGAGACACACCTCGCCTTGGTTCAGGAGGGAGCATCACCAGCGCCCATGGCGGCACCCGTGATGATCTCTACGCCCCCTGCTGCGCCCATAGAGGCGAACCCCGTGGTGCCCATCGCGGCAGCTTTGGCGGTCTCTACCGATGCCCACGTCGCCATGGAGGTTGACCACATGGTCGCCTCGGCGGTGCCGCCACTAGACATTGATGCTGCCTCCAAGATGATTTCTAAGGAGGATCAGCTCACTAGTATGGAGATTGCAGCTGAAGTGAATGGCTTCTTCACCAAGTCCACTTAG
- the LOC109758380 gene encoding nuclear pore complex protein NUP85 — MPGMPADSGGAIVPFSGEPKHAASALPVRPIRHGVPPPISRVYISWSSGNLLQVACLRPPSPEEGAGRGAEEVAGRVVEVNLGVGAGNGSAEVEEEVDEAEMRRIEYGSVPAFALLQSRKNALADAAAMQHMHSVSEHAEWWQYVLEYSKTIGNLLGNQDSLPALMIEDPRAILKVREKPTSLKAAWELLEIFYVDKELHSWLPERLVDWLADYDSLLTKTDGTVYFKLNNFQKKLINLQIVENDDDYWNGLSAALSVGWLDVVVNMLRFHGSYQLGQMDNRETENGLVEAVAVLVSTMPRMRPDLPKGKLGQCCKTRPDFIKAWEKWRGQVSKLECSAFWIQCSHQKTRDGLKNLLHIMMGNIKDLTAATSHWLELFASHFLYIRPFTVGFEGMHHLAQKCIQLKPSFDTNGLTGLLNGILSENPEVVLAECTKKFGPWMVTHCMELLAADNDYADIMLHEERPNFGGISIEELHRLVYAQVLCSHSSTWQIAPTYLSSCLNQGLGLLEILLLKQPIQDNRLVLKTLELCRLYELENVGTNIMKIAGCYHWKHGRKGTGVYWFQQAHDKVRLDRIAQQLFERIGKSVADDNFKQWEGLLELLGSDIGSAGGLEFLHRYRDFKRSLQQALEGRTGEAARQTVEFLIQLMRNPSTPQRFWLPLLHDSVKLLNCKPRPLLNVAETTLLLNKLQELSMAKLRPDFCSNHLPSHALSSVRLALGSNLARAILEEA, encoded by the exons ATGCCGGGCATGCCGGCCGACAGCGGGGGCGCCATCGTCCCTTTCTCGGGGGAGCCAAAGCACGCGGCGTCGGCACTGCCTGTGCGGCCCATCCGCCACGGCGTGCCGCCGCCCATCTCCCGCGTCTACATCTCCTGGTCAAGCGGCAACCTCCTGCAGGTCGCCTGCCTCCGACCTCCTAGTCCGGAGGAAGGCGCCGGCCGCGGCGCGGAGGAGGTCGCCGGGAGAGTGGTGGAAGTGAACCTCGGCGTCGGCGCTGGCAATGGCAGCGCGGAGGTCGAGGAGGAGGTCGATGAGGCGGAGATGCGGCGGATCGAGTACGGTTCGGTACCGGCCTTCGCGCTGCTGCAGAGCAGGAAGAACGCCCTCGCAGATGCTGCTGCTATGCAGCACATGCACTCAGTCTCAGAGCACGCAGAATG GTGGCAATATGTGCTCGAATACAGCAAAACCATCGGTAATCTTCTTGGCAACCAAGATTCTCTTCCTGCTCTCATGATTGAAGATCCGAGGGCAATTCTTAAG GTTAGAGAGAAGCCTACTAGTTTAAAGGCTGCCTGGGAATTGTTAGAAATATTCTATGTTGACAAAGAGTTACACAGCTGGCTTCCGGAGCGACTCGTTGATTGGTTAGCC GATTACGACAGCCTCTTGACCAAGACGGATGGCACGGTGTATTTCAAGCTCAACAATTTCCAGAAAAAGCTAATCAACCTGCAG ATTGTTGAAAATGATGATGATTACTGGAATGGATTATCGGCAGCACTGTCAGTTGGATGGCTTGATGTTGTG GTGAATATGCTACGTTTTCATGGATCATACCAATTGGGTCAGATGGACAACCGTGAG ACAGAAAACGGGTTGGTTGAGGCTGTTGCAGTTCTTGTCTCAACCATGCCGCGCATGAGACCGGATTTACCAAAGGGTAAATTAGGGCAGTGCTGCAAAACAAGACCTGATTTCATCAAG GCATGGGAAAAATGGCGAGGTCAAGTAAGTAAACTGGAGTGCAGTGCATTTTGGATTCAGTGCAGTCACCAAAAAACTCGTGATGGTTTGAAGAATCTGCTTCACATCATGATGGGAAACATAAAGGACCTCACTGCTGCTACTTCCCATTGGCTGGAGCTATTCGCTTCTCATTTTCTTTATATAAGGCCATTTACAGTG GGCTTTGAAGGGATGCATCACTTAGCACAGAAATGCATACAGCTTAAGCCGTCTTTCGACACTAATGGATTAACAGGCCTGCTTAACGGCATCCTTTCAGAAAATCCAGAG GTTGTCTTGGCGGAATGCACAAAAAAATTTGGGCCTTG GATGGTTACACACTGTATGGAGCTGTTGGCAGCTGATAATGACTATGCGGATATTATGTTGCATGAAGAACGACCTAACTTTGGTGGCATAAGCATAGAAGAACTGCACCGGCTAGTCTACGCTCAAGTTTTGTGTTCTCATTCTTCAACTTGGCAG ATCGCACCGACTTATCTGTCCTCGTGTCTAAACCAAGGTCTAGGGCTGCTGGAGATTCTACTTCTCAAGCAACCCATACAAGATAACCGTCTAGTGCTGAAG ACTTTGGAACTTTGTCGTTTGTATGAACTGGAGAATGTTGGTACAAACATCATGAAG aTTGCAGGCTGTTACCATTGGAAGCATGGTAGAAAAGGAACTGGGGTTTACTGGTTTCAGCAAGCTCATGATAAAGTACGACTTGATAGAATTGCTCAACAATTGTTTGAACGCATTGGGAAGTCAGTCGCAGATGATAATTTTAAG CAATGGGAAGGGTTGCTCGAGTTACTAGGTTCAGACATTGGTAGTGCAGGTGGTCTTGAGTTCCTTCACAG GTACCGGGATTTCAAGAGATCCCTTCAACAGGCACTAGAAGGAAGGACCGGCGAGGCTGCTCGGCAGACCGTGGAGTTTCTTATACAG CTAATGAGAAATCCTTCTACACCACAACGTTTCTGGCTGCCCCTTCTACATGACTCG GTGAAACTACTCAACTGCAAACCCCGCCCTTTACTGAATGTTGCCGAGACGACCTTGTTGCTAAATAAACTACAAGAACTGTCCATGGCCAAGCTGCGTCCTGACTTCTGCAGTAATCACCTACCAAGCCATGCACTGAGCTCTGTCAGATTGGCTCTGGGATCAAATCTTGCCCGTGCCATTCTTGAAGAAGCTTGA